The following proteins are encoded in a genomic region of Micrococcaceae bacterium Sec5.8:
- a CDS encoding deoxyribose-phosphate aldolase, whose protein sequence is MSVNPAAASLAVDDNPRRYEHLSIIRLEDPDAVARAAKARRRHPGVRAGQQNFIVAADHPARGALAVGNDPGAMADRRQLLDRLQIALANPDVDGVLASPDILDDLLLLGALDGKLLFGSMNRGGLSGLVNEFDDRFTGHTAAALEALGADGGKMLTRICLGDPDTVATLEATAKAIDSLAERKLIAMVEPFLSVRENGKVRNDLSTNAVIKSVAIAEGLGSTSAYTWMKLPVVAGMERVMASTTMPTVLLGGDPDSSQDEVFASWQDALALPGVQGLTVGRTLLYPHDGDVAGAVATAASLLHHTASTRTASGAAEVSE, encoded by the coding sequence GTGAGTGTCAACCCCGCCGCCGCCAGCCTTGCGGTGGATGACAACCCGCGCCGCTACGAGCACCTGAGCATCATCCGGCTCGAGGATCCCGACGCGGTCGCCCGCGCCGCGAAGGCCCGCCGCCGCCACCCCGGCGTCAGGGCCGGCCAACAGAATTTCATCGTCGCCGCCGACCACCCGGCCCGCGGGGCACTCGCGGTCGGCAATGATCCTGGGGCCATGGCCGACCGCCGCCAGCTCCTGGACCGCCTGCAGATCGCCCTGGCGAACCCCGACGTGGACGGCGTGCTGGCCTCCCCGGACATCTTGGACGACCTTCTCCTGCTCGGCGCGCTGGATGGCAAACTGCTCTTCGGCTCGATGAACCGCGGCGGGCTCTCGGGCCTGGTCAACGAGTTCGACGACCGGTTCACCGGCCACACCGCTGCCGCCCTGGAAGCGCTGGGAGCCGACGGCGGCAAGATGCTTACGCGCATCTGCCTCGGCGACCCGGACACCGTCGCCACCTTGGAAGCCACCGCCAAAGCGATCGACTCGCTCGCCGAGCGCAAGCTCATCGCGATGGTGGAGCCGTTCCTGTCCGTCCGGGAGAACGGCAAGGTCCGCAACGACCTCTCCACCAACGCCGTCATCAAGTCCGTCGCGATCGCCGAAGGCCTTGGCTCCACCAGCGCCTACACCTGGATGAAACTGCCGGTAGTGGCCGGGATGGAACGCGTCATGGCGTCCACCACCATGCCCACCGTGCTCCTTGGCGGCGATCCGGACAGCAGCCAGGACGAAGTTTTCGCCAGCTGGCAGGACGCCCTCGCGCTGCCGGGCGTCCAGGGCCTCACCGTCGGCCGGACCCTGCTCTACCCGCACGACGGCGACGTGGCCGGTGCCGTCGCAACCGCCGCCTCGCTGCTGCACCACACCGCATCCACCCGCACCGCATCCGGCGCCGCAGAAGTATCGGAGTAA
- a CDS encoding inositol monophosphatase family protein, producing MTELGKHRLGRHSTAELDPALDDYRLAEALVREAGTLALLMRQAGLEGRQKTSVSDVVTAADHAAEAYVLEQLKRCRPDDGILGEEGASVAGTSGRTWVIDPVDGTYNFLNGSTYWCSAIALKDPSGVLLGAIYQPEEDKLWLGGTEKPATLNSEPLVTFGPGGVGGARRAETPLSELGAATYIHPTWLADPLCAMPWHAAATSAAALRMFGSGSCDLSRVADGELGCWFQHSCPEWDWLPGKAIVLAAGGAVDVVRVNGLDWFVAGGTTAVQQLRAALESGSVA from the coding sequence GTGACCGAACTAGGAAAGCACCGGCTTGGCCGGCACAGCACTGCTGAACTCGACCCCGCCCTGGACGATTACCGGCTCGCCGAGGCACTGGTGCGCGAGGCCGGCACCCTGGCGTTGCTCATGCGCCAGGCCGGGCTGGAGGGCCGGCAAAAGACGTCGGTTTCCGACGTCGTCACGGCCGCCGACCACGCGGCCGAGGCTTACGTGCTGGAACAGCTGAAGCGCTGCCGGCCCGACGACGGCATCCTCGGCGAAGAGGGGGCCTCCGTGGCCGGCACCAGCGGCCGGACCTGGGTCATCGACCCGGTCGACGGGACGTATAACTTCCTGAACGGCTCCACCTACTGGTGCTCCGCGATTGCCCTCAAGGATCCCTCCGGGGTGCTGCTCGGTGCAATTTACCAGCCGGAGGAGGACAAACTCTGGCTCGGCGGAACCGAGAAGCCTGCCACGCTCAACAGTGAACCACTGGTGACGTTCGGTCCGGGCGGAGTCGGGGGCGCCCGCCGCGCTGAGACCCCCTTGTCCGAACTCGGAGCAGCCACCTACATCCATCCCACCTGGCTCGCCGACCCGTTATGCGCCATGCCGTGGCATGCCGCTGCGACGTCCGCCGCCGCGCTGCGCATGTTTGGCTCCGGTTCCTGCGACCTCAGCCGAGTGGCCGACGGCGAACTGGGATGCTGGTTCCAGCACAGCTGCCCGGAATGGGACTGGCTCCCGGGCAAAGCCATTGTCCTCGCGGCCGGCGGCGCCGTCGACGTCGTCCGGGTCAACGGCCTCGACTGGTTTGTCGCCGGCGGAACGACCGCGGTCCAGCAGCTCCGCGCCGCCTTGGAATCCGGCTCCGTAGCTTAG
- a CDS encoding metalloregulator ArsR/SmtB family transcription factor: MDDGDDGMLDSAFLALADPVRRRIIARLSRGPATVNELAEPFAITKQAVSKHIQVLEQAQLVTRTRDAQRRPVHLNPARLEALTAWIDQYRLVREGQFRSLDAVLQSVAAARGTQAKDTS, translated from the coding sequence ATGGACGACGGCGACGACGGCATGCTCGATTCGGCCTTCCTGGCCCTCGCCGACCCCGTCCGCCGCCGCATCATTGCCCGGCTCAGCCGGGGTCCGGCCACCGTGAATGAATTGGCGGAACCGTTCGCGATCACCAAGCAGGCGGTCTCGAAACACATCCAGGTCCTCGAGCAAGCCCAACTGGTCACGCGCACCCGTGACGCCCAGCGCCGGCCCGTCCACCTGAATCCCGCACGGCTGGAGGCGCTCACCGCATGGATCGACCAGTACCGGCTGGTCCGCGAGGGGCAGTTCCGCAGCCTTGACGCCGTGCTCCAGTCAGTTGCCGCGGCACGCGGCACCCAGGCAAAGGACACATCATGA
- a CDS encoding SRPBCC family protein: MTNALKVTAPEGLPFIDFDREFDFPVTEVFRAHKEPDLVAQWLGPRRLKMDIDHYDFRTGGSYRYTHTGPDGAAHVFSGVFHTVRDNSFAIQTFEYGGYPDVVSIEFLTFEDLGGGRTRLSAHAVYPSMEARDGMAQSGMEGGLTEAYERLEEVLAGAKV, from the coding sequence ATGACCAACGCCCTGAAAGTTACTGCTCCGGAGGGACTGCCCTTCATCGATTTCGACCGGGAATTTGATTTTCCCGTCACCGAGGTCTTCCGGGCCCACAAAGAACCGGACCTCGTCGCCCAGTGGCTGGGCCCCCGGCGGCTCAAAATGGACATCGACCATTACGACTTTCGCACCGGCGGCAGCTACCGCTACACGCACACTGGGCCCGACGGCGCCGCCCACGTGTTCAGCGGGGTCTTCCACACTGTTCGGGACAACAGCTTCGCCATCCAGACCTTCGAATACGGCGGCTATCCGGACGTGGTCAGCATCGAGTTCCTCACCTTCGAAGATCTCGGCGGCGGCCGCACCCGGCTGTCGGCGCATGCCGTCTATCCCAGCATGGAGGCCCGGGACGGCATGGCACAGTCGGGAATGGAAGGCGGATTGACCGAAGCCTACGAACGGCTGGAGGAGGTCCTGGCCGGCGCGAAGGTCTGA
- the pcrA gene encoding DNA helicase PcrA, producing MDMLFDPYADGPFAAASKSAVHTKTPAGMGMAGLDSAENAGPGRVHGGHPAGEGDHPALPGPAELLEGLNPQQEEAVKHAGSALLIVAGAGSGKTRVLSNRIAYLIATRRAHHGEILAITFTNKAAAEMRERVEALVGGRAKTMWVSTFHSSCVRILRREAKNVGLNSNFSIYDSADSLRLINLVAKNLDLDPKRFPPKAIQHKISALKNELIDADSYSSSANHNEPFEQAVAEVFKGYTQRLRQANAMDFDDLIAETVYMFRAFPALAESYRRRFRHVLVDEYQDTNHAQYALVREIVGEGPGAAELTVVGDSDQSIYAFRGADIRNIVEFEKDYPDAHTIKLEQNYRSTQTILSAANSVISRNPNRPEKRLWTAEGDGEKIVGYVGENEHDEAQFIAKEIDRLQDESDLRPGDVAIFYRTNAQSRSIEDVLVRVGLPYKVVGGTRFYERKEIKDALAYLRVLVNPDDDVNLRRILNEPKRGIGDRAEGAVASLAQRDRISFMAAARRADEAPGMATRSVNAVQGFVKLLDDLAEVASGSGAAAALEAVLEQTGYLATLRSSSDPQDESRVENLAELVAVVREYERDNPEGSLGAFLEGVSLVADADQIPDAPAGSPDQLAAAVAEAKRLGVVTLMTLHTAKGLEFPVVFLTGMEHGLFPHQRSATDPKELAEERRLAYVGLTRARKRLYLTRSEVRSMWGQSQYNPASQFIEEIPAELVEWKREGSTRQAGGWGSGAAIGSSRYGGSFWGAGTARGSEGTPTAGFNADVPAAIAKNRVQPQKEIVAVSVGDKVNHTSFGNGTVLAVEGAGDKTVAKVKFGVGEKRLLLRYAPLTKIDA from the coding sequence ATGGATATGTTGTTTGACCCTTACGCCGACGGACCTTTCGCAGCTGCCTCAAAGTCGGCGGTGCACACAAAAACGCCCGCCGGAATGGGCATGGCCGGGCTGGATTCAGCGGAAAACGCCGGGCCGGGCCGCGTCCACGGAGGCCACCCGGCAGGGGAAGGGGACCACCCCGCGCTTCCGGGCCCGGCGGAGCTCCTGGAAGGGCTGAACCCGCAGCAGGAAGAGGCCGTGAAGCACGCCGGCAGCGCCCTGCTGATCGTCGCCGGTGCCGGCTCGGGCAAGACGCGGGTGCTCAGCAACCGCATCGCCTACCTGATCGCCACCCGCCGCGCCCACCACGGCGAAATTCTGGCCATCACCTTCACAAACAAGGCCGCCGCCGAAATGCGGGAACGGGTGGAAGCCCTGGTGGGCGGCCGGGCCAAGACCATGTGGGTCTCCACTTTTCACTCCTCTTGCGTCCGGATCCTGCGCCGCGAAGCTAAGAATGTCGGGCTGAACTCCAATTTCTCCATCTACGATTCCGCCGACTCGCTGCGACTGATCAACCTGGTGGCGAAAAACCTGGACCTCGACCCCAAGCGCTTTCCGCCCAAGGCCATCCAGCACAAGATCTCGGCGCTCAAAAATGAACTGATCGACGCTGACAGCTATTCCTCCAGCGCCAACCACAACGAGCCCTTCGAACAGGCCGTTGCCGAGGTCTTCAAGGGCTACACGCAGCGGCTGCGCCAGGCCAACGCCATGGACTTCGATGACCTGATCGCCGAGACGGTCTACATGTTCCGTGCCTTCCCGGCGCTCGCGGAGTCCTACCGGCGCCGCTTCCGGCACGTCCTCGTCGACGAATACCAGGACACCAACCACGCCCAGTACGCCCTCGTCCGGGAGATCGTCGGCGAAGGCCCCGGCGCTGCCGAGCTGACCGTCGTCGGCGATTCGGACCAGTCCATCTACGCCTTCCGCGGCGCCGATATCCGCAACATCGTGGAATTCGAAAAAGACTACCCGGACGCCCACACCATCAAGCTCGAGCAGAACTACCGCTCCACCCAGACCATCCTCAGCGCGGCCAACTCGGTGATCTCCCGCAACCCCAACCGGCCGGAGAAACGGCTCTGGACGGCAGAGGGCGACGGCGAGAAAATCGTCGGCTATGTCGGCGAAAACGAGCACGACGAAGCCCAGTTCATTGCCAAGGAAATTGACCGGCTGCAGGACGAAAGTGATTTGCGCCCGGGCGACGTCGCGATCTTCTACCGCACCAACGCCCAGTCACGCTCGATTGAGGACGTCCTGGTCCGTGTCGGCCTCCCCTACAAAGTGGTCGGCGGTACCCGGTTCTACGAGCGCAAGGAAATTAAAGACGCTCTCGCGTATCTCCGGGTCCTGGTCAACCCGGACGACGACGTCAACCTGCGCCGCATCCTCAACGAGCCCAAGCGCGGCATCGGCGACAGGGCCGAGGGTGCCGTGGCCTCCCTCGCGCAGCGCGACAGGATCTCGTTCATGGCAGCGGCCCGCCGCGCCGATGAGGCGCCGGGCATGGCCACCCGTTCCGTCAACGCGGTCCAGGGCTTCGTGAAGCTCCTCGACGACCTCGCCGAGGTGGCCTCCGGCTCCGGTGCGGCAGCTGCCCTGGAAGCGGTGCTGGAACAAACCGGCTACCTTGCCACCCTCCGCTCCAGCTCCGACCCGCAGGACGAGTCCCGCGTGGAGAACCTGGCGGAACTCGTCGCCGTCGTGCGTGAATACGAACGCGACAACCCCGAAGGCTCGCTCGGAGCCTTCCTTGAAGGTGTGTCCCTCGTCGCCGACGCCGACCAGATTCCGGACGCACCCGCAGGGAGCCCCGACCAGCTCGCCGCCGCCGTCGCCGAAGCCAAGCGGCTCGGCGTCGTTACCCTGATGACCCTGCACACCGCCAAGGGCCTGGAATTTCCCGTGGTGTTCCTGACCGGCATGGAGCACGGGCTGTTCCCGCACCAGCGCTCCGCCACCGATCCCAAGGAACTGGCAGAGGAACGCCGGCTCGCCTACGTGGGCCTGACCCGGGCACGGAAACGCCTCTACCTGACCCGGTCCGAGGTCCGCAGCATGTGGGGTCAAAGCCAATACAACCCCGCCAGCCAGTTCATCGAGGAAATCCCCGCGGAACTGGTGGAGTGGAAGCGCGAAGGCTCCACCCGCCAGGCCGGCGGTTGGGGGAGCGGCGCCGCGATCGGATCCAGCCGGTACGGCGGGTCCTTCTGGGGCGCCGGCACGGCCCGCGGGTCTGAAGGCACTCCCACCGCCGGGTTCAATGCGGACGTCCCCGCGGCCATCGCCAAGAACCGGGTGCAGCCGCAAAAGGAGATCGTGGCGGTCAGTGTGGGCGACAAGGTCAACCACACGAGCTTCGGCAACGGCACCGTACTCGCCGTCGAAGGCGCCGGGGACAAGACCGTCGCGAAGGTGAAGTTCGGCGTCGGCGAGAAGCGTCTCCTGCTCCGGTACGCCCCGCTGACCAAAATCGACGCCTAG
- the sucD gene encoding succinate--CoA ligase subunit alpha yields MSIYLNKDSKVIVQGITGGEGTKHTALMLKAGTNVVGGVNARKAGTTVVHGENEITVFGTVKEAMAETGADVSIVFVPPAFTKNAVVEAIEAGIGLVVVITEGVPVQDSAEFWALAQSMVDADGKQVTRIIGPNCPGIITPGEALVGITPANITGKGPIGLVSKSGTLTYQMMYELRDLGFSTAIGIGGDPVIGTTHIDALEAFEADPETKAIVMIGEIGGDAEERAADYIKAHVTKPVVGYVAGFTAPEGKTMGHAGAIVSGSAGTAQAKKEALEAAGVKVGKTPSETAKLLREVFATL; encoded by the coding sequence ATGTCTATCTATCTGAACAAAGACTCGAAGGTCATCGTCCAGGGCATCACCGGCGGCGAAGGCACCAAGCACACCGCCCTGATGCTCAAGGCCGGCACCAACGTTGTCGGCGGCGTCAACGCCCGCAAGGCCGGCACCACTGTTGTGCACGGCGAGAACGAGATCACCGTATTCGGCACCGTCAAGGAAGCCATGGCCGAGACCGGCGCCGATGTCTCCATCGTCTTCGTGCCGCCAGCCTTCACCAAGAACGCGGTCGTTGAGGCCATCGAGGCAGGCATCGGCCTGGTCGTTGTCATCACTGAAGGCGTCCCGGTCCAGGACTCTGCCGAGTTCTGGGCGCTGGCCCAGTCCATGGTGGACGCCGACGGCAAGCAGGTCACGCGCATCATCGGACCGAACTGCCCCGGCATCATCACCCCGGGGGAGGCCCTCGTCGGCATCACCCCGGCGAACATCACGGGTAAGGGCCCCATCGGCCTGGTCTCCAAGTCAGGCACCCTGACCTACCAGATGATGTACGAACTGCGCGACCTCGGCTTCTCCACCGCCATCGGCATCGGCGGCGACCCGGTCATCGGTACCACGCACATCGACGCCCTCGAAGCGTTCGAAGCCGACCCGGAGACCAAGGCAATCGTCATGATCGGCGAAATCGGCGGCGACGCCGAAGAGCGCGCTGCCGACTACATCAAGGCACACGTCACGAAGCCGGTTGTCGGCTATGTGGCCGGCTTCACCGCCCCGGAAGGCAAGACCATGGGCCACGCCGGCGCCATCGTGTCGGGCTCCGCGGGCACTGCCCAGGCCAAGAAGGAAGCCCTCGAGGCTGCCGGCGTCAAGGTCGGCAAGACGCCGTCCGAGACAGCCAAGCTCCTGCGCGAGGTCTTCGCCACCCTCTAG
- the iolC gene encoding 5-dehydro-2-deoxygluconokinase: MTHELLTIGRISVDIYPNDIGVDLEDVTSFGKYLGGSPSNVAVAAARHGRRSAVITRTGDDAFGNYLHRELRKFNVDDSFVTAVKEWPTAVTFCAIKPPADFPLYFYGRFPTAPDLQIKAEELDLDAIRDAGIFWSTVTGLCQEPSRTAHLTAHEARPRNGLQPGQFTILDLDYRPMFWASEAEARDQVARILPHVTVAIGNDKECAVAVGEGTPDDQADRLLAAGVEIAVVKLGPEGVMAKTRTERVVSAPVPVETVNGLGAGDSFGGAFCHGLLSGWPLAQVLDFANAAGAFVASRLSCADAMPTPDEVTGLLAERGRIVPGTYATEGATL; the protein is encoded by the coding sequence GTGACCCACGAACTGCTCACGATCGGGCGCATCAGCGTTGATATCTACCCGAACGACATCGGGGTGGATCTGGAGGATGTCACGTCCTTCGGAAAGTACCTTGGCGGATCACCGTCCAACGTGGCAGTCGCCGCGGCCCGCCACGGCCGCCGCAGCGCTGTCATCACCCGCACCGGCGACGACGCCTTTGGCAACTACCTGCACCGCGAACTGCGCAAGTTCAACGTGGACGATTCCTTCGTCACCGCGGTGAAGGAATGGCCCACGGCGGTCACATTCTGCGCGATCAAGCCGCCCGCGGACTTCCCGCTCTACTTCTACGGACGCTTCCCCACGGCCCCGGACCTGCAGATCAAGGCCGAGGAGCTGGACCTGGACGCCATCAGGGACGCGGGAATCTTCTGGTCGACAGTCACCGGACTCTGCCAGGAACCCAGCCGGACCGCCCACCTCACGGCCCACGAGGCCCGGCCCCGTAACGGGCTGCAGCCCGGCCAGTTCACCATCCTGGACCTCGACTACCGTCCGATGTTCTGGGCCTCCGAAGCCGAAGCCCGGGATCAGGTCGCCAGGATTCTCCCGCACGTCACCGTGGCCATCGGCAACGACAAGGAATGCGCCGTCGCCGTTGGCGAAGGCACCCCGGACGATCAGGCGGACCGGCTGCTCGCCGCCGGCGTCGAGATCGCGGTCGTCAAGCTCGGCCCGGAAGGCGTGATGGCCAAGACCCGCACCGAACGCGTTGTCTCTGCCCCGGTGCCGGTGGAAACCGTCAACGGCCTGGGTGCCGGCGACTCTTTCGGCGGAGCGTTCTGCCACGGGTTGCTCTCCGGCTGGCCGCTCGCCCAGGTCCTCGACTTCGCCAACGCCGCCGGCGCGTTTGTCGCCTCCCGGCTGTCCTGTGCTGATGCGATGCCGACGCCGGACGAGGTCACCGGCCTGCTCGCCGAACGCGGCCGAATCGTGCCGGGCACCTACGCCACCGAAGGAGCAACACTGTGA
- the sucC gene encoding ADP-forming succinate--CoA ligase subunit beta, whose protein sequence is MDLFEYQARDMFEAHGVPVLAGIVAHTPEEAKAAAEKIGGVTVVKAQVKAGGRGKAGGVKVAKTADEAFEHSTNILGMDIKGHTVHRVMIAQGADIAEEYYFSVLLDRANRNYLAMCSVEGGMEIEQLAVERPEALAKISIDPAVGIDQAKADEIVAAAGFADELRAKVAGVILKLWDVFKKEDATLVEVNPLVLTGAGDIVALDGKVSLDENADFRHAKHAALEDKDAADPLEAKAKAQDLNYVKLDGSVGIIGNGAGLVMSTLDVVAYAGENHGNAKPANFLDIGGGASAEVMAAGLDVILGDPQVKSVFVNVFGGITACDAVAKGIVGALAELGHSANKPLVVRLDGNNVEEGRRILAEANHPLVTLAATMDEGADKAAELANAAK, encoded by the coding sequence GTGGACCTGTTTGAATACCAGGCGCGCGATATGTTTGAGGCGCACGGTGTACCCGTGCTTGCCGGCATCGTGGCGCACACCCCTGAAGAAGCAAAGGCAGCTGCCGAGAAAATCGGCGGCGTAACTGTCGTCAAGGCGCAGGTCAAGGCCGGAGGCCGCGGCAAAGCCGGCGGCGTCAAGGTTGCCAAGACCGCTGACGAGGCGTTTGAACACTCCACCAACATCCTCGGGATGGACATCAAGGGCCACACCGTCCACCGCGTCATGATCGCCCAGGGTGCGGACATCGCCGAGGAATACTACTTCTCCGTCCTTCTGGACCGGGCCAACCGCAACTACCTGGCCATGTGCTCGGTCGAAGGCGGCATGGAAATCGAGCAGCTCGCCGTTGAGCGCCCCGAAGCCCTGGCCAAGATCTCCATCGACCCGGCTGTCGGCATCGACCAGGCCAAGGCTGACGAGATCGTCGCCGCGGCCGGCTTCGCCGACGAACTGCGCGCCAAAGTTGCCGGCGTCATCCTCAAGCTCTGGGACGTCTTCAAGAAGGAAGACGCCACCCTGGTAGAGGTCAACCCGCTGGTCCTCACCGGCGCCGGTGACATCGTCGCCCTTGACGGCAAGGTCTCCCTCGACGAGAACGCCGATTTCCGTCACGCCAAGCACGCAGCCCTTGAAGACAAGGACGCAGCTGACCCGCTCGAGGCCAAGGCCAAGGCGCAGGACCTCAACTACGTCAAGCTCGACGGCTCCGTGGGCATCATCGGCAACGGCGCTGGACTGGTCATGTCCACGCTCGACGTCGTCGCTTACGCCGGCGAGAACCACGGCAACGCCAAGCCCGCCAACTTCCTGGACATCGGCGGTGGAGCTTCTGCCGAGGTCATGGCAGCAGGCCTCGACGTCATCCTGGGCGACCCGCAGGTCAAATCCGTCTTCGTCAACGTCTTCGGCGGCATCACCGCCTGTGACGCCGTCGCCAAGGGCATCGTCGGTGCACTGGCCGAGCTGGGCCACTCCGCGAACAAGCCGCTGGTAGTCCGCCTCGACGGCAACAACGTTGAGGAAGGCCGCCGCATCCTGGCCGAGGCCAACCACCCGCTGGTTACCCTGGCCGCCACCATGGACGAGGGCGCCGACAAGGCCGCCGAGCTCGCCAACGCAGCGAAGTAA
- the iolD gene encoding 3D-(3,5/4)-trihydroxycyclohexane-1,2-dione acylhydrolase (decyclizing), which yields MTVGQAVVEYLSQQYTVDSIGGQDYRERLIPGTFGIFGHGNVAGVGQALKQYQQLDPTIMPYYQGRNEQAQAHQAVGYARHTRRRQTFAVSTSIGPGSSNLLTGAALATTNRLPVLLLPSDTFATRAADPVLQQLERPEASDITVNDAFRPLSKFFDRVTRPEQLFSAFHHGLRVLTDPAETGAVTISLPQDVQAEAFDVPEEFLAEREWRIRRPDADDEDIRRAAAAIRAAKRPLIIAGGGVLYAYANEELARFVEVTGIPVGNTQAGVGVLPWDHRFSLGAIGSTGTTAANAIAADADLIIGIGTRYEDFTTASRTAFQNPGVLFININVAAIDAYKHGTALPIVADARKALVKLNQALGGYRVGADLEQQIAAEKTRWDATVDEAFDTRFTPLPAQNEIIGATHRAMDAQDVVICAAGSLPGDLHKMWRVRDPFGYHVEYGYSCMGYEIPGGLGVKRAALAEAARGGAQRDVVVMVGDGSYLMMHTELVTAVAERIKLIVVLIQNHGYASIGSLSESLGSQRFGTQYRALDEEHHSFDDGERLPVDLALNAESLGVKVIRIEPGEKVIAELEQAVRDAKAAPERGGPILIHVESDPLLDAPSSESWWDVPVSQVSELDSTKQAFRTYIDHKSRQRKLLG from the coding sequence ATGACCGTCGGCCAGGCGGTCGTCGAATACCTGTCCCAGCAGTACACCGTCGATTCGATTGGCGGCCAGGACTACCGGGAACGGCTGATCCCAGGGACTTTCGGCATTTTCGGCCACGGCAATGTCGCCGGCGTCGGCCAGGCCCTCAAGCAGTACCAGCAGCTCGATCCTACGATCATGCCGTACTACCAGGGCCGGAACGAACAGGCCCAGGCGCACCAGGCGGTGGGCTACGCCCGGCACACCCGCCGGCGCCAGACCTTCGCGGTCAGCACCTCGATCGGCCCGGGTTCCTCGAACCTGCTCACCGGCGCCGCGCTGGCCACCACCAACCGGCTGCCGGTTCTCCTGCTGCCGAGCGACACCTTCGCCACCCGCGCCGCGGACCCTGTCCTGCAGCAACTCGAACGCCCGGAAGCCTCCGACATCACCGTCAACGACGCGTTCCGGCCGCTGTCCAAGTTCTTTGACCGTGTCACCCGGCCCGAGCAGCTGTTCTCCGCGTTCCACCACGGGCTCCGGGTGCTGACGGACCCGGCCGAGACCGGCGCCGTCACCATCTCACTGCCCCAGGACGTCCAGGCCGAGGCCTTCGACGTGCCCGAGGAATTCCTCGCCGAACGCGAATGGCGGATCCGCCGCCCGGACGCTGACGATGAGGACATCCGCCGCGCGGCCGCGGCCATCCGCGCCGCCAAGCGCCCCCTGATCATCGCCGGCGGCGGCGTCCTGTACGCCTACGCCAACGAGGAGCTCGCGAGGTTCGTCGAGGTGACGGGCATCCCGGTGGGCAACACCCAGGCCGGCGTCGGCGTCCTGCCCTGGGACCACAGGTTCTCCCTTGGTGCGATCGGCTCCACCGGCACGACGGCGGCGAACGCCATCGCCGCCGACGCGGACCTGATCATCGGGATCGGCACCCGCTACGAGGACTTCACCACCGCGTCCCGGACCGCGTTCCAGAACCCGGGCGTGTTGTTCATCAACATCAACGTTGCCGCGATCGACGCCTACAAGCACGGCACCGCCCTGCCGATCGTGGCGGACGCCCGCAAGGCCCTGGTCAAGCTGAATCAGGCCCTCGGCGGCTACCGGGTCGGCGCGGACCTGGAACAGCAGATCGCGGCCGAGAAGACCCGCTGGGACGCGACCGTGGACGAGGCCTTCGACACCCGCTTCACCCCGCTGCCGGCCCAGAACGAGATCATCGGCGCCACGCACCGCGCCATGGACGCCCAGGACGTGGTCATCTGCGCCGCCGGGTCCCTCCCGGGTGACCTGCACAAGATGTGGCGCGTCCGGGACCCGTTCGGCTACCACGTCGAATACGGCTACTCCTGCATGGGCTATGAGATCCCGGGCGGGCTCGGCGTCAAGCGCGCGGCGCTGGCCGAAGCGGCCAGGGGCGGGGCGCAGCGCGACGTCGTCGTGATGGTCGGGGACGGTTCCTACCTCATGATGCACACCGAACTGGTCACCGCCGTCGCCGAACGGATCAAACTGATCGTGGTGCTGATCCAGAACCACGGCTACGCCTCCATCGGCTCGCTCTCCGAATCCCTCGGCTCGCAGCGTTTCGGCACCCAGTACCGCGCCCTGGACGAGGAACACCACAGCTTCGACGACGGCGAGCGGCTCCCCGTGGACCTGGCCCTGAACGCCGAAAGCCTCGGCGTGAAGGTGATCCGGATCGAACCGGGGGAGAAGGTCATCGCGGAGCTCGAACAGGCAGTCCGGGACGCCAAGGCGGCACCGGAACGCGGCGGCCCGATCCTCATCCACGTCGAATCCGACCCGCTGCTGGACGCCCCCAGCTCCGAGTCCTGGTGGGATGTTCCGGTGTCCCAGGTCTCCGAGCTCGACTCCACGAAACAGGCGTTCCGGACCTACATCGACCACAAGAGCCGCCAGCGCAAGCTGCTCGGCTGA
- a CDS encoding tautomerase family protein encodes MPFVRIDVTQGRTPVELRALSRGIHHAIVADYGIPERDYFHVLTEHPAGQILAQDACLGLERTPDVVMIQILTQAGRSTSPVSSASPARSPQGLRPLPATRAGPRRHSDPPCHVVNMSVQTFDST; translated from the coding sequence GTGCCTTTCGTGCGAATCGACGTCACCCAGGGCCGGACCCCGGTGGAGCTCCGGGCGCTCAGCCGGGGAATCCACCACGCCATCGTGGCCGACTATGGCATTCCGGAGCGGGACTACTTCCATGTCCTGACCGAACATCCCGCGGGTCAGATCCTGGCCCAGGACGCCTGCCTCGGCCTCGAGCGGACGCCGGATGTGGTGATGATTCAGATCCTTACCCAGGCCGGGCGCAGTACGTCACCGGTGAGCTCGGCGTCCCCGGCACGTAGCCCGCAGGGGTTGCGCCCACTGCCTGCCACACGGGCCGGGCCGCGGCGGCATTCAGACCCTCCGTGTCATGTTGTAAATATGTCAGTACAAACCTTTGACAGTACATAG